One Cricetulus griseus strain 17A/GY chromosome 5, alternate assembly CriGri-PICRH-1.0, whole genome shotgun sequence genomic window carries:
- the Six1 gene encoding homeobox protein SIX1 produces MSMLPSFGFTQEQVACVCEVLQQGGNLERLGRFLWSLPACDHLHKNESVLKAKAVVAFHRGNFRELYKILESHQFSPHNHPKLQQLWLKAHYVEAEKLRGRPLGAVGKYRVRRKFPLPRTIWDGEETSYCFKEKSRGVLREWYAHNPYPSPREKRELAEATGLTTTQVSNWFKNRRQRDRAAEAKERENTENNNSSSNKQNQLSPLEGGKPLMSSSEEEFSPPQSPDQNSVLLLQSNMGHARSSNYSLPGLTASQPSHGLQAHQHQLQDSLLGPLTSSLVDLGS; encoded by the exons ATGTCGATGCTGCCGTCGTTTGGTTTTACGCAAGAGCAAGTGGCGTGCGTGTGCGAGGTTCTGCAGCAAGGCGGGAACCTGGAACGCCTGGGCAGGTTCTTGTGGTCTCTGCCAGCCTGCGATCACCTGCATAAGAACGAGAGCGTGCTCAAGGCCAAGGCGGTGGTCGCCTTCCACCGCGGCAACTTCCGCGAGCTCTACAAGATCCTGGAGAGCCACCAGTTCTCGCCTCACAACCACCCCAAACTGCAGCAACTGTGGCTGAAAGCGCACTACGTGGAGGCCGAGAAACTTCGAGGTCGACCTCTGGGTGCCGTGGGCAAATATCGCGTACGCCGAAAATTCCCGCTGCCGCGAACCATCTGGGATGGTGAGGAGACCAGTTACTGTTTCAAGGAGAAGTCGCGGGGCGTGCTGAGGGAGTGGTACGCACATAACCCCTACCCCTCGCCGCGGGAGAAGCGAGAGCTGGCCGAGGCCACCGGCCTCACCACTACCCAGGTCAGCAACTGGTTTAAGAACCGGAGGCAAAGAGACCGGGCTGCCGAGGCCAAGGAAAG GGAGAACACTGAAAACAATAACTCCTCCTCCAACAAGCAGAATCAACTCTCTCCTTTGGAAGGGGGCAAGCCGCTCATGTCCAGCTCAGAAGAGGAGTTCTCACCTCCCCAAAGTCCAGACCAGAACTCGGTCCTTCTGCTACAGAGCAATATGGGCCACGCCAGGAGCTCAAACTATTCTCTTCCAGGCCTAACGGCCTCACAGCCCAGCCATGGCTTGCAGGCTCATCAGCACCAGCTCCAGGACTCTCTACTGGGCCCACTCACCTCCAGTCTGGTGGACTTGGGTTCCTAA